A region of Takifugu rubripes chromosome 6, fTakRub1.2, whole genome shotgun sequence DNA encodes the following proteins:
- the kmt5aa gene encoding N-lysine methyltransferase KMT5A-A isoform X1: MNGEALYNSPVVTAFNCTNSVSPIHDEEMIKPQEGRCSPICRQANGAQRQADDRITGTISNTPKDSKTDFPEMESSRSQRSLCWSDEQPAPPQTCLSPPADLSLPFSIPLHNNNSKNSRALHSRQRRVHFKVKGNKSAKRTAGGNRKVTDYYPIRRSSRKSNTELKCEEKKQIDDLITNGIEEGMEVHHVEGKGRAVFATRCFQKGEYVVEYHGDLLQFTDAKKREAEYAQNPATGCYMYYFQYLCKKYCVDATKETGRMGRLINHSKNGNCQTKLHDINGVPHLILVASRNIDEGEELLYDYGDRSKASIAAHPWLKY, translated from the exons ATGAACGGT GAGGCGCTGTACAATAGTCCCGTTGTCACTGCCTTTAACTGCACCAATTCTGTATCGCCTATTCATGATGAAGAGATGATCAAGCCCCAAGAGGGCAGGTGCTCTCCGATATGCCGCCAAGCGAACGGTGCTCAGAGGCAGGCAGACG ACAGGATAACCGGTACCATCAGCAACACACCCAAAGACTCAAAGACAGATTTCCCAGAAATGGAGAGCAGCCGCAGCCAGCGTTCACTCTGCTGGTCAGACGAACAGCCGGCGCCTCCTCAGACCTGCCTCAGTCCTCCCGCTGACCTTTCTTTGCCCTTCAGCATTCCcctccacaacaacaacagcaaaaacagcaggGCTCTACACAGCCGGCAGAGGAGAGTCCACTTCAAGGTTAAAGGGAATAAATCAGCCAAAAGAAC agctggaggaaacagaaaagTGACCGACTACTATCCAATAAGACGAAGCTCAAGAAAAAGCAACACGGAGCTGAAG TgtgaagagaagaagcagaTAGATGATCTCATCACCAACGGAATAGAGGAAGGAATGGAG GTGCATCATGTGGAAGGAAAGGGCAGAGCAGTGTTTGCCACGCGGTGTTTCCAGAAAGGCGAGTACGTGGTGGAGTACCACGGCGACCTGCTGCAGTTCACCGACGCCAAAAAGCGGGAGGCAGAATATGCCCAGAACCCCGCCACCGGCTGCTACATGTACTACTTCCAGTACCTCTGCAAGAAATACTG CGTGGACGCCACCAAAGAGACCGGCCGCATGGGCCGGTTGATAAACCACAGCAAGAACGGAAACTGCCAAACCAAACTCCACGACATCAACGGCGTCCCGCACCTCATCCTCGTCGCCTCCCGGAACATCGACGAGGGCGAGGAGCTGCTGTACGACTATGGTGACCGCAGCAAAGCCTCCATCGCGGCCCACCCGTGGCTCAAATACTGA
- the kmt5aa gene encoding N-lysine methyltransferase KMT5A-A isoform X2 translates to MNGEALYNSPVVTAFNCTNSVSPIHDEEMIKPQEGRCSPICRQANGAQRQADDRITGTISNTPKDSKTDFPEMESSRSQRSLCCIPLHNNNSKNSRALHSRQRRVHFKVKGNKSAKRTAGGNRKVTDYYPIRRSSRKSNTELKCEEKKQIDDLITNGIEEGMEVHHVEGKGRAVFATRCFQKGEYVVEYHGDLLQFTDAKKREAEYAQNPATGCYMYYFQYLCKKYCVDATKETGRMGRLINHSKNGNCQTKLHDINGVPHLILVASRNIDEGEELLYDYGDRSKASIAAHPWLKY, encoded by the exons ATGAACGGT GAGGCGCTGTACAATAGTCCCGTTGTCACTGCCTTTAACTGCACCAATTCTGTATCGCCTATTCATGATGAAGAGATGATCAAGCCCCAAGAGGGCAGGTGCTCTCCGATATGCCGCCAAGCGAACGGTGCTCAGAGGCAGGCAGACG ACAGGATAACCGGTACCATCAGCAACACACCCAAAGACTCAAAGACAGATTTCCCAGAAATGGAGAGCAGCCGCAGCCAGCGTTCACTCTGCTG CATTCCcctccacaacaacaacagcaaaaacagcaggGCTCTACACAGCCGGCAGAGGAGAGTCCACTTCAAGGTTAAAGGGAATAAATCAGCCAAAAGAAC agctggaggaaacagaaaagTGACCGACTACTATCCAATAAGACGAAGCTCAAGAAAAAGCAACACGGAGCTGAAG TgtgaagagaagaagcagaTAGATGATCTCATCACCAACGGAATAGAGGAAGGAATGGAG GTGCATCATGTGGAAGGAAAGGGCAGAGCAGTGTTTGCCACGCGGTGTTTCCAGAAAGGCGAGTACGTGGTGGAGTACCACGGCGACCTGCTGCAGTTCACCGACGCCAAAAAGCGGGAGGCAGAATATGCCCAGAACCCCGCCACCGGCTGCTACATGTACTACTTCCAGTACCTCTGCAAGAAATACTG CGTGGACGCCACCAAAGAGACCGGCCGCATGGGCCGGTTGATAAACCACAGCAAGAACGGAAACTGCCAAACCAAACTCCACGACATCAACGGCGTCCCGCACCTCATCCTCGTCGCCTCCCGGAACATCGACGAGGGCGAGGAGCTGCTGTACGACTATGGTGACCGCAGCAAAGCCTCCATCGCGGCCCACCCGTGGCTCAAATACTGA
- the rilpl1 gene encoding RILP-like protein 1 isoform X1 has protein sequence MEDSGSALEKNVADLTVMDVYDIAAVVGQEFERIIDQYGCEALSRLMPKVVRVLEILEVMVSRNSIGPEVEELRLELDKLRLERLDRMQKEKKHKKELELVEDVWRGEAQDLLSQIAQLQEENKSLLTNLSVRDPLNEEDLQRHEGMTERERQVMKRLKEVVDKQRDEIRAKDRELTLKNDDIEALQQQQSRLMKINHDLRHKISVVEAQGKALIEQKVELEASAQARDQEVGVLRQEVARLRERLQGDLAPEEAPAQPPSPAEVALPACERSGKGLRMQVGVEGWSGRADPSEPMSGRLDAAMPPLPGSLSPEGRMNEEDEDEAALIWVSSLPPNLPSSFPPPSPPVLLPPCHSSSPLRQEALCDEETGGGLDPKDPNRPRFTLQELRDVLHERNELKAKVFMLQEELAYYKSEETENDPVTPSPSPSPELRSRSRSSAQPESGIKRLFSLFSRDKQRSLQRGDHLDSSSWPARDSVDTEEAQEALQHL, from the exons ATGGAGGACTCCGGGTCTGCCCTGGAGAAGAATGTGGCGGACCTCACCGTCATGGACGTGTACGACATCGCCGCGGTGGTGGGCCAGGAGTTCGAACGGATCATAGACCAGTACGGCTGCGAGGCTCTGTCCAGGCTGATGCCCAAAGTGGTGCGGGTCCTGGAGATCCTGGAGGTGATGGTGAGCCGCAACAGCATCGGCCCGGAGGTCGAAGAGCTGCGGCTGGAGCTGGACAAGCTGCGCCTGGAGAGGTTGGATCGGAtgcagaaggagaagaagcacaaaaag gagctggagctggtggaggacgTCTGGAGGGGAGAAGCTCAGGATCTGCTCAGCCAGATCgctcagctgcaggaggagaacaaaAGCCTCCTCACCAACCTGTCCGTCAGAGACCCCCTGAACGAGGAGGACCTGCAGAGGCACGAGG GTatgacggagagagagaggcaggtgatgaagaggctcaaagaggtggtggacaagcagAGAGACGAGATCCGGGCCAAGGATCGAGAGCTCACCCTGAAAAATGATGACATCGAGGCG ctccagcagcagcagtcccgCCTGATGAAAATCAACCATGACCTGCGGCATAAAATTTCTGTGGTGGAGGCGCAAGGGAAAGCGCTGATCGAGCAGAAGGTCGAGCTGGAGGCCAGCGCTCAGGCTCGGGACCAGGAAGTCGGTGTCCTTCGGCAGGAAGTCGCGCGCCTGAGGGAACGACTCCAAGGAGATCTGGCCCCTGAGGAGGCTCCGGCTCAGCCGCCCTCACCTGCCGAGGTAGCTCTTCCTGCGTGTGAAAGG AGCGGTAAAGGCTTGAGAAtgcaggtgggggtggagggctGGTCAGGCAGAGCTGACCCCTCTGAGCCAATGTCGGGCAGGCTTGATGCCGCCATGCCACCCCTGCCCGGTTCCCTCAGTCCAGAGGGACGCATGAAcgaggaagacgaggacgaGGCGGCGTTGATTTGG GTATCCTCGCTCCCTCCCAACCTCCCTTCTTCCTTCCCGCCCCCCTCTCCTCCGGTTTTACTGCCTCCGTGTCACTCGTCCTCCCCTCTGCGACAGGAGGCCTTGTGCGACGAGGAAACGGGGGGCGGCCTCGACCCGAAGGACCCCAACCGGCCCCGCTtcaccctgcaggagctgagggaCGTCCTCCACGAGAGGAATGAGCTCAAGGCCAAAGTGTtcatgctgcaggaggagctggcttATTACAAAAG cgaagagacagaaaatgacCCCGTGACCCCAAGTCCTTCGCCCTCGCCAGAGCTGAGGAGCCGCTCTCGTTCTTCAGCGCAGCCCGAGTCTGGAATCAAACGCCT gtttaGTTTGTTCTCACGAGACAAGCAGCGCAGCCTGCAGCGAGGCGATCACCTGGACAGCAGCTCGTGGCCGGCGAGAGACAGCGTGGACACAGAGGAAGCCCAGGAGGCCTTACAGCACCTGTAG
- the rilpl1 gene encoding RILP-like protein 1 isoform X2 — MEDSGSALEKNVADLTVMDVYDIAAVVGQEFERIIDQYGCEALSRLMPKVVRVLEILEVMVSRNSIGPEVEELRLELDKLRLERLDRMQKEKKHKKELELVEDVWRGEAQDLLSQIAQLQEENKSLLTNLSVRDPLNEEDLQRHEGMTERERQVMKRLKEVVDKQRDEIRAKDRELTLKNDDIEALQQQQSRLMKINHDLRHKISVVEAQGKALIEQKVELEASAQARDQEVGVLRQEVARLRERLQGDLAPEEAPAQPPSPAESGKGLRMQVGVEGWSGRADPSEPMSGRLDAAMPPLPGSLSPEGRMNEEDEDEAALIWVSSLPPNLPSSFPPPSPPVLLPPCHSSSPLRQEALCDEETGGGLDPKDPNRPRFTLQELRDVLHERNELKAKVFMLQEELAYYKSEETENDPVTPSPSPSPELRSRSRSSAQPESGIKRLFSLFSRDKQRSLQRGDHLDSSSWPARDSVDTEEAQEALQHL; from the exons ATGGAGGACTCCGGGTCTGCCCTGGAGAAGAATGTGGCGGACCTCACCGTCATGGACGTGTACGACATCGCCGCGGTGGTGGGCCAGGAGTTCGAACGGATCATAGACCAGTACGGCTGCGAGGCTCTGTCCAGGCTGATGCCCAAAGTGGTGCGGGTCCTGGAGATCCTGGAGGTGATGGTGAGCCGCAACAGCATCGGCCCGGAGGTCGAAGAGCTGCGGCTGGAGCTGGACAAGCTGCGCCTGGAGAGGTTGGATCGGAtgcagaaggagaagaagcacaaaaag gagctggagctggtggaggacgTCTGGAGGGGAGAAGCTCAGGATCTGCTCAGCCAGATCgctcagctgcaggaggagaacaaaAGCCTCCTCACCAACCTGTCCGTCAGAGACCCCCTGAACGAGGAGGACCTGCAGAGGCACGAGG GTatgacggagagagagaggcaggtgatgaagaggctcaaagaggtggtggacaagcagAGAGACGAGATCCGGGCCAAGGATCGAGAGCTCACCCTGAAAAATGATGACATCGAGGCG ctccagcagcagcagtcccgCCTGATGAAAATCAACCATGACCTGCGGCATAAAATTTCTGTGGTGGAGGCGCAAGGGAAAGCGCTGATCGAGCAGAAGGTCGAGCTGGAGGCCAGCGCTCAGGCTCGGGACCAGGAAGTCGGTGTCCTTCGGCAGGAAGTCGCGCGCCTGAGGGAACGACTCCAAGGAGATCTGGCCCCTGAGGAGGCTCCGGCTCAGCCGCCCTCACCTGCCGAG AGCGGTAAAGGCTTGAGAAtgcaggtgggggtggagggctGGTCAGGCAGAGCTGACCCCTCTGAGCCAATGTCGGGCAGGCTTGATGCCGCCATGCCACCCCTGCCCGGTTCCCTCAGTCCAGAGGGACGCATGAAcgaggaagacgaggacgaGGCGGCGTTGATTTGG GTATCCTCGCTCCCTCCCAACCTCCCTTCTTCCTTCCCGCCCCCCTCTCCTCCGGTTTTACTGCCTCCGTGTCACTCGTCCTCCCCTCTGCGACAGGAGGCCTTGTGCGACGAGGAAACGGGGGGCGGCCTCGACCCGAAGGACCCCAACCGGCCCCGCTtcaccctgcaggagctgagggaCGTCCTCCACGAGAGGAATGAGCTCAAGGCCAAAGTGTtcatgctgcaggaggagctggcttATTACAAAAG cgaagagacagaaaatgacCCCGTGACCCCAAGTCCTTCGCCCTCGCCAGAGCTGAGGAGCCGCTCTCGTTCTTCAGCGCAGCCCGAGTCTGGAATCAAACGCCT gtttaGTTTGTTCTCACGAGACAAGCAGCGCAGCCTGCAGCGAGGCGATCACCTGGACAGCAGCTCGTGGCCGGCGAGAGACAGCGTGGACACAGAGGAAGCCCAGGAGGCCTTACAGCACCTGTAG
- the rilpl1 gene encoding RILP-like protein 1 isoform X4: MEDSGSALEKNVADLTVMDVYDIAAVVGQEFERIIDQYGCEALSRLMPKVVRVLEILEVMVSRNSIGPEVEELRLELDKLRLERLDRMQKEKKHKKELELVEDVWRGEAQDLLSQIAQLQEENKSLLTNLSVRDPLNEEDLQRHEGMTERERQVMKRLKEVVDKQRDEIRAKDRELTLKNDDIEALQQQQSRLMKINHDLRHKISVVEAQGKALIEQKVELEASAQARDQEVGVLRQEVARLRERLQGDLAPEEAPAQPPSPAEVALPACERSGKGLRMQVGVEGWSGRADPSEPMSGRLDAAMPPLPGSLSPEGRMNEEDEDEAALIWEAMCDEDMPAVFQYFTQEALCDEETGGGLDPKDPNRPRFTLQELRDVLHERNELKAKVFMLQEELAYYKSEETENDPVTPSPSPSPELRSRSRSSAQPESGIKRLFSLFSRDKQRSLQRGDHLDSSSWPARDSVDTEEAQEALQHL; this comes from the exons ATGGAGGACTCCGGGTCTGCCCTGGAGAAGAATGTGGCGGACCTCACCGTCATGGACGTGTACGACATCGCCGCGGTGGTGGGCCAGGAGTTCGAACGGATCATAGACCAGTACGGCTGCGAGGCTCTGTCCAGGCTGATGCCCAAAGTGGTGCGGGTCCTGGAGATCCTGGAGGTGATGGTGAGCCGCAACAGCATCGGCCCGGAGGTCGAAGAGCTGCGGCTGGAGCTGGACAAGCTGCGCCTGGAGAGGTTGGATCGGAtgcagaaggagaagaagcacaaaaag gagctggagctggtggaggacgTCTGGAGGGGAGAAGCTCAGGATCTGCTCAGCCAGATCgctcagctgcaggaggagaacaaaAGCCTCCTCACCAACCTGTCCGTCAGAGACCCCCTGAACGAGGAGGACCTGCAGAGGCACGAGG GTatgacggagagagagaggcaggtgatgaagaggctcaaagaggtggtggacaagcagAGAGACGAGATCCGGGCCAAGGATCGAGAGCTCACCCTGAAAAATGATGACATCGAGGCG ctccagcagcagcagtcccgCCTGATGAAAATCAACCATGACCTGCGGCATAAAATTTCTGTGGTGGAGGCGCAAGGGAAAGCGCTGATCGAGCAGAAGGTCGAGCTGGAGGCCAGCGCTCAGGCTCGGGACCAGGAAGTCGGTGTCCTTCGGCAGGAAGTCGCGCGCCTGAGGGAACGACTCCAAGGAGATCTGGCCCCTGAGGAGGCTCCGGCTCAGCCGCCCTCACCTGCCGAGGTAGCTCTTCCTGCGTGTGAAAGG AGCGGTAAAGGCTTGAGAAtgcaggtgggggtggagggctGGTCAGGCAGAGCTGACCCCTCTGAGCCAATGTCGGGCAGGCTTGATGCCGCCATGCCACCCCTGCCCGGTTCCCTCAGTCCAGAGGGACGCATGAAcgaggaagacgaggacgaGGCGGCGTTGATTTGG GAGGCGATGTGCGATGAAGACATGCCTGCTGTGTTCCAATATTTTACCCAG GAGGCCTTGTGCGACGAGGAAACGGGGGGCGGCCTCGACCCGAAGGACCCCAACCGGCCCCGCTtcaccctgcaggagctgagggaCGTCCTCCACGAGAGGAATGAGCTCAAGGCCAAAGTGTtcatgctgcaggaggagctggcttATTACAAAAG cgaagagacagaaaatgacCCCGTGACCCCAAGTCCTTCGCCCTCGCCAGAGCTGAGGAGCCGCTCTCGTTCTTCAGCGCAGCCCGAGTCTGGAATCAAACGCCT gtttaGTTTGTTCTCACGAGACAAGCAGCGCAGCCTGCAGCGAGGCGATCACCTGGACAGCAGCTCGTGGCCGGCGAGAGACAGCGTGGACACAGAGGAAGCCCAGGAGGCCTTACAGCACCTGTAG
- the rilpl1 gene encoding RILP-like protein 1 isoform X5 — MEDSGSALEKNVADLTVMDVYDIAAVVGQEFERIIDQYGCEALSRLMPKVVRVLEILEVMVSRNSIGPEVEELRLELDKLRLERLDRMQKEKKHKKELELVEDVWRGEAQDLLSQIAQLQEENKSLLTNLSVRDPLNEEDLQRHEGMTERERQVMKRLKEVVDKQRDEIRAKDRELTLKNDDIEALQQQQSRLMKINHDLRHKISVVEAQGKALIEQKVELEASAQARDQEVGVLRQEVARLRERLQGDLAPEEAPAQPPSPAEVALPACERSGKGLRMQVGVEGWSGRADPSEPMSGRLDAAMPPLPGSLSPEGRMNEEDEDEAALIWEALCDEETGGGLDPKDPNRPRFTLQELRDVLHERNELKAKVFMLQEELAYYKSEETENDPVTPSPSPSPELRSRSRSSAQPESGIKRLFSLFSRDKQRSLQRGDHLDSSSWPARDSVDTEEAQEALQHL; from the exons ATGGAGGACTCCGGGTCTGCCCTGGAGAAGAATGTGGCGGACCTCACCGTCATGGACGTGTACGACATCGCCGCGGTGGTGGGCCAGGAGTTCGAACGGATCATAGACCAGTACGGCTGCGAGGCTCTGTCCAGGCTGATGCCCAAAGTGGTGCGGGTCCTGGAGATCCTGGAGGTGATGGTGAGCCGCAACAGCATCGGCCCGGAGGTCGAAGAGCTGCGGCTGGAGCTGGACAAGCTGCGCCTGGAGAGGTTGGATCGGAtgcagaaggagaagaagcacaaaaag gagctggagctggtggaggacgTCTGGAGGGGAGAAGCTCAGGATCTGCTCAGCCAGATCgctcagctgcaggaggagaacaaaAGCCTCCTCACCAACCTGTCCGTCAGAGACCCCCTGAACGAGGAGGACCTGCAGAGGCACGAGG GTatgacggagagagagaggcaggtgatgaagaggctcaaagaggtggtggacaagcagAGAGACGAGATCCGGGCCAAGGATCGAGAGCTCACCCTGAAAAATGATGACATCGAGGCG ctccagcagcagcagtcccgCCTGATGAAAATCAACCATGACCTGCGGCATAAAATTTCTGTGGTGGAGGCGCAAGGGAAAGCGCTGATCGAGCAGAAGGTCGAGCTGGAGGCCAGCGCTCAGGCTCGGGACCAGGAAGTCGGTGTCCTTCGGCAGGAAGTCGCGCGCCTGAGGGAACGACTCCAAGGAGATCTGGCCCCTGAGGAGGCTCCGGCTCAGCCGCCCTCACCTGCCGAGGTAGCTCTTCCTGCGTGTGAAAGG AGCGGTAAAGGCTTGAGAAtgcaggtgggggtggagggctGGTCAGGCAGAGCTGACCCCTCTGAGCCAATGTCGGGCAGGCTTGATGCCGCCATGCCACCCCTGCCCGGTTCCCTCAGTCCAGAGGGACGCATGAAcgaggaagacgaggacgaGGCGGCGTTGATTTGG GAGGCCTTGTGCGACGAGGAAACGGGGGGCGGCCTCGACCCGAAGGACCCCAACCGGCCCCGCTtcaccctgcaggagctgagggaCGTCCTCCACGAGAGGAATGAGCTCAAGGCCAAAGTGTtcatgctgcaggaggagctggcttATTACAAAAG cgaagagacagaaaatgacCCCGTGACCCCAAGTCCTTCGCCCTCGCCAGAGCTGAGGAGCCGCTCTCGTTCTTCAGCGCAGCCCGAGTCTGGAATCAAACGCCT gtttaGTTTGTTCTCACGAGACAAGCAGCGCAGCCTGCAGCGAGGCGATCACCTGGACAGCAGCTCGTGGCCGGCGAGAGACAGCGTGGACACAGAGGAAGCCCAGGAGGCCTTACAGCACCTGTAG
- the rilpl1 gene encoding RILP-like protein 1 isoform X6, whose amino-acid sequence MEDSGSALEKNVADLTVMDVYDIAAVVGQEFERIIDQYGCEALSRLMPKVVRVLEILEVMVSRNSIGPEVEELRLELDKLRLERLDRMQKEKKHKKELELVEDVWRGEAQDLLSQIAQLQEENKSLLTNLSVRDPLNEEDLQRHEGMTERERQVMKRLKEVVDKQRDEIRAKDRELTLKNDDIEALQQQQSRLMKINHDLRHKISVVEAQGKALIEQKVELEASAQARDQEVGVLRQEVARLRERLQGDLAPEEAPAQPPSPAEEALCDEETGGGLDPKDPNRPRFTLQELRDVLHERNELKAKVFMLQEELAYYKSEETENDPVTPSPSPSPELRSRSRSSAQPESGIKRLFSLFSRDKQRSLQRGDHLDSSSWPARDSVDTEEAQEALQHL is encoded by the exons ATGGAGGACTCCGGGTCTGCCCTGGAGAAGAATGTGGCGGACCTCACCGTCATGGACGTGTACGACATCGCCGCGGTGGTGGGCCAGGAGTTCGAACGGATCATAGACCAGTACGGCTGCGAGGCTCTGTCCAGGCTGATGCCCAAAGTGGTGCGGGTCCTGGAGATCCTGGAGGTGATGGTGAGCCGCAACAGCATCGGCCCGGAGGTCGAAGAGCTGCGGCTGGAGCTGGACAAGCTGCGCCTGGAGAGGTTGGATCGGAtgcagaaggagaagaagcacaaaaag gagctggagctggtggaggacgTCTGGAGGGGAGAAGCTCAGGATCTGCTCAGCCAGATCgctcagctgcaggaggagaacaaaAGCCTCCTCACCAACCTGTCCGTCAGAGACCCCCTGAACGAGGAGGACCTGCAGAGGCACGAGG GTatgacggagagagagaggcaggtgatgaagaggctcaaagaggtggtggacaagcagAGAGACGAGATCCGGGCCAAGGATCGAGAGCTCACCCTGAAAAATGATGACATCGAGGCG ctccagcagcagcagtcccgCCTGATGAAAATCAACCATGACCTGCGGCATAAAATTTCTGTGGTGGAGGCGCAAGGGAAAGCGCTGATCGAGCAGAAGGTCGAGCTGGAGGCCAGCGCTCAGGCTCGGGACCAGGAAGTCGGTGTCCTTCGGCAGGAAGTCGCGCGCCTGAGGGAACGACTCCAAGGAGATCTGGCCCCTGAGGAGGCTCCGGCTCAGCCGCCCTCACCTGCCGAG GAGGCCTTGTGCGACGAGGAAACGGGGGGCGGCCTCGACCCGAAGGACCCCAACCGGCCCCGCTtcaccctgcaggagctgagggaCGTCCTCCACGAGAGGAATGAGCTCAAGGCCAAAGTGTtcatgctgcaggaggagctggcttATTACAAAAG cgaagagacagaaaatgacCCCGTGACCCCAAGTCCTTCGCCCTCGCCAGAGCTGAGGAGCCGCTCTCGTTCTTCAGCGCAGCCCGAGTCTGGAATCAAACGCCT gtttaGTTTGTTCTCACGAGACAAGCAGCGCAGCCTGCAGCGAGGCGATCACCTGGACAGCAGCTCGTGGCCGGCGAGAGACAGCGTGGACACAGAGGAAGCCCAGGAGGCCTTACAGCACCTGTAG
- the rilpl1 gene encoding RILP-like protein 1 isoform X3 — translation MEDSGSALEKNVADLTVMDVYDIAAVVGQEFERIIDQYGCEALSRLMPKVVRVLEILEVMVSRNSIGPEVEELRLELDKLRLERLDRMQKEKKHKKELELVEDVWRGEAQDLLSQIAQLQEENKSLLTNLSVRDPLNEEDLQRHEGMTERERQVMKRLKEVVDKQRDEIRAKDRELTLKNDDIEALQQQQSRLMKINHDLRHKISVVEAQGKALIEQKVELEASAQARDQEVGVLRQEVARLRERLQGDLAPEEAPAQPPSPAEVALPACERSGKGLRMQVGVEGWSGRADPSEPMSGRLDAAMPPLPGSLSPEGRMNEEDEDEAALIWVSSLPPNLPSSFPPPSPPVLLPPCHSSSPLRQEALCDEETGGGLDPKDPNRPRFTLQELRDVLHERNELKAKVFMLQEELAYYKSEETENDPVTPSPSPSPELRSRSRSSAQPESGIKRLIFTAIMPMVAAGLIPDDPTLQPIRRLLSTV, via the exons ATGGAGGACTCCGGGTCTGCCCTGGAGAAGAATGTGGCGGACCTCACCGTCATGGACGTGTACGACATCGCCGCGGTGGTGGGCCAGGAGTTCGAACGGATCATAGACCAGTACGGCTGCGAGGCTCTGTCCAGGCTGATGCCCAAAGTGGTGCGGGTCCTGGAGATCCTGGAGGTGATGGTGAGCCGCAACAGCATCGGCCCGGAGGTCGAAGAGCTGCGGCTGGAGCTGGACAAGCTGCGCCTGGAGAGGTTGGATCGGAtgcagaaggagaagaagcacaaaaag gagctggagctggtggaggacgTCTGGAGGGGAGAAGCTCAGGATCTGCTCAGCCAGATCgctcagctgcaggaggagaacaaaAGCCTCCTCACCAACCTGTCCGTCAGAGACCCCCTGAACGAGGAGGACCTGCAGAGGCACGAGG GTatgacggagagagagaggcaggtgatgaagaggctcaaagaggtggtggacaagcagAGAGACGAGATCCGGGCCAAGGATCGAGAGCTCACCCTGAAAAATGATGACATCGAGGCG ctccagcagcagcagtcccgCCTGATGAAAATCAACCATGACCTGCGGCATAAAATTTCTGTGGTGGAGGCGCAAGGGAAAGCGCTGATCGAGCAGAAGGTCGAGCTGGAGGCCAGCGCTCAGGCTCGGGACCAGGAAGTCGGTGTCCTTCGGCAGGAAGTCGCGCGCCTGAGGGAACGACTCCAAGGAGATCTGGCCCCTGAGGAGGCTCCGGCTCAGCCGCCCTCACCTGCCGAGGTAGCTCTTCCTGCGTGTGAAAGG AGCGGTAAAGGCTTGAGAAtgcaggtgggggtggagggctGGTCAGGCAGAGCTGACCCCTCTGAGCCAATGTCGGGCAGGCTTGATGCCGCCATGCCACCCCTGCCCGGTTCCCTCAGTCCAGAGGGACGCATGAAcgaggaagacgaggacgaGGCGGCGTTGATTTGG GTATCCTCGCTCCCTCCCAACCTCCCTTCTTCCTTCCCGCCCCCCTCTCCTCCGGTTTTACTGCCTCCGTGTCACTCGTCCTCCCCTCTGCGACAGGAGGCCTTGTGCGACGAGGAAACGGGGGGCGGCCTCGACCCGAAGGACCCCAACCGGCCCCGCTtcaccctgcaggagctgagggaCGTCCTCCACGAGAGGAATGAGCTCAAGGCCAAAGTGTtcatgctgcaggaggagctggcttATTACAAAAG cgaagagacagaaaatgacCCCGTGACCCCAAGTCCTTCGCCCTCGCCAGAGCTGAGGAGCCGCTCTCGTTCTTCAGCGCAGCCCGAGTCTGGAATCAAACGCCT GATCTTCACAGCAATTATGCCGATGGTGGCGGCTGGTTTGATCCCCGATGACCCCACTTTACAGCCAATCAGACGCCTCCTATCTACT gtttaG